One window from the genome of Mumia sp. ZJ1417 encodes:
- a CDS encoding N-acetylglucosamine kinase produces MPVLLAVDAGGTSTRAIVVDTSGRTLGYGRAGGGNPVSSGPGEAAESLSTAVQGAIAGAGADPSTIASTTIAMAGAATHLAADDPRNRVLVDALAACGIHAPLALRSDLLAMYCAGTPALDGYAMVAGTGAAAIRVRDGVVEHVVDGMGWLLGDAGSGFSIGHAVTRAVVADLDGRGPATPMTPALLERLGLSAAAGTATTATGPRLPVLEELVDVVYAMRPVRLAQFAPLAFADPADPVARAIVDETTTALSRTIVAAIDQDVDGPLVLGGSVLLRQETAARAVEKAWRARGRTGSAHLVEEGTAGAAVLALRESGATVDEAVFARVVRSLADLR; encoded by the coding sequence ATGCCGGTGCTCCTCGCCGTCGACGCCGGTGGCACGTCCACGCGCGCGATCGTGGTGGACACCAGCGGCCGCACGCTCGGGTACGGGAGGGCCGGGGGCGGCAACCCGGTCTCGTCGGGTCCTGGCGAGGCGGCGGAGTCGTTGAGCACGGCGGTCCAGGGCGCGATCGCGGGAGCGGGCGCCGACCCCTCGACGATCGCCTCGACGACGATCGCGATGGCCGGGGCGGCGACGCACCTGGCGGCCGACGACCCCCGCAACCGGGTGCTCGTGGACGCGCTCGCCGCGTGCGGGATCCACGCGCCGCTCGCCCTGCGCTCCGACCTGCTGGCGATGTACTGCGCGGGGACTCCTGCGCTCGACGGCTACGCGATGGTCGCCGGGACGGGCGCCGCCGCGATCCGGGTCCGCGACGGGGTTGTCGAGCACGTCGTCGACGGCATGGGCTGGCTGCTCGGCGATGCCGGGTCGGGGTTCTCGATCGGGCACGCGGTCACCCGCGCCGTGGTCGCCGACCTTGACGGCCGCGGACCGGCCACGCCGATGACACCGGCGCTGCTCGAGAGGCTCGGGCTCTCCGCGGCGGCCGGCACGGCGACCACGGCGACCGGACCACGGCTGCCGGTACTGGAGGAGCTCGTCGACGTCGTCTATGCGATGCGTCCGGTCCGCCTCGCCCAGTTCGCCCCGCTGGCCTTCGCCGACCCGGCGGACCCGGTCGCCCGCGCGATCGTGGACGAGACCACCACCGCCCTGTCGCGGACGATCGTCGCCGCCATCGATCAGGACGTCGACGGTCCTCTCGTCCTCGGGGGCAGCGTCCTGCTCCGTCAGGAGACGGCGGCGCGGGCCGTCGAGAAGGCGTGGCGCGCCCGCGGGCGTACGGGCTCGGCGCACCTCGTCGAGGAGGGCACCGCGGGCGCCGCCGTCCTCGCCTTGCGCGAGAGCGGCGCGACCGTCGACGAAGCGGTCTTCGCGCGGGTCGTGCGCAGCCTCGCCGACCTACGCTGA
- a CDS encoding GNAT family N-acetyltransferase codes for MITVLPAAADDRTRVLDLLRAGLARDAGDDGAGLEKLLWGDPDDHGLAILAERDGELVGAAFGSVAERDGALRAYVKVVAVADGHRRSGIGRLLLSALEDAARARGATDLQAGGSAPAYWWPGVDTADHEATAFFLACGYEPPGDSVATNLDVDLVAHRDLITEPPPPKVPMRRLTPEEWPAFEAWMMQTWGETWAAEAGGALRRRPVSCFVTVEDGVYLGFAAYDTNRAGWFGPMGSSPTARGRGVGSALLRACLSDYLAAGRTTCEIAWVGPVDFYARTVGAELGRTFVALRKPLTGIPASA; via the coding sequence GTGATCACGGTGCTCCCCGCGGCCGCCGACGACCGCACCCGCGTCCTCGACCTGCTGCGCGCTGGGCTCGCTCGCGACGCGGGCGACGATGGCGCCGGCCTCGAGAAGCTGCTGTGGGGTGACCCGGACGACCACGGCCTGGCCATCCTCGCCGAGCGCGACGGTGAGCTCGTCGGCGCCGCCTTCGGGAGCGTGGCCGAGCGCGACGGGGCGCTGCGCGCGTACGTGAAGGTTGTCGCCGTGGCCGACGGTCACCGGCGTTCGGGCATTGGCAGGCTGCTCCTGAGCGCGCTCGAGGACGCGGCGCGTGCGCGCGGTGCGACTGACCTCCAGGCCGGCGGCAGCGCACCGGCGTACTGGTGGCCGGGGGTCGACACCGCCGACCACGAGGCGACCGCGTTCTTCCTCGCCTGCGGGTACGAACCGCCCGGCGACTCCGTGGCGACCAACCTTGACGTCGACCTCGTGGCGCACCGCGACCTGATCACCGAACCGCCCCCGCCAAAGGTGCCGATGCGCCGCCTGACGCCTGAGGAGTGGCCGGCGTTCGAGGCGTGGATGATGCAGACGTGGGGCGAGACGTGGGCCGCGGAGGCCGGGGGAGCGCTGCGGCGCCGGCCGGTCAGCTGCTTCGTGACAGTCGAGGACGGCGTCTACCTCGGCTTCGCTGCGTACGACACCAACCGGGCGGGTTGGTTCGGGCCGATGGGCTCGTCCCCGACGGCCCGCGGACGAGGCGTCGGCTCGGCGCTCCTGCGGGCCTGCCTGTCGGACTACCTCGCCGCCGGGCGCACGACCTGCGAGATCGCCTGGGTCGGTCCGGTCGACTTCTATGCCCGGACCGTCGGCGCCGAGCTCGGCCGTACGTTCGTCGCGTTGCGCAAGCCGCTGACCGGCATCCCCGCGTCAGCGTAG
- a CDS encoding DUF885 domain-containing protein encodes MSDSTPRTTTPMDQLADAWLIEMLDLNPELHVELGRPGREGEYTDFSPEGAEAHAEAARRALARVRTTEVRDETDAITRDELIRTLELEVEQHDAGNWRRDLNVIASPAQSVREIFDLMPTESEADWEHVAKRLGNVPTALGGYVASLRAGISAGDIPAVRQVREVAEQARTYAAPDGFFGALVANPAAPGGLRADLERGARAAAEAYGELATFLSDELAPVAPTDDAAGRERYALASRGFVGVQIDLDETYAWGVEELARMVAEQEVVADQIFPGATVAEAVAYLEADEARRLHGTDALREWMQAASDRAVLELGATHFDIPDPLRTLECLIAPTQEGGIYYTGPTEDFSRPGRMWWSVPEGVTEFDTWRELTTVYHEGVPGHHLQVGLATYNSAELNAWRRLNWNSGHGEGWALYAERLMADLGYLDDPADRLGMLDGQRMRAARVVVDLGVHLGLPKPDGSGPWTGDDALPFMLEHVNMSEAFVRFEVNRYLGWPGQAPSYKVGQRLWEQLRDDWVAANGADGADLKDFHRRALAVGSIGLGTLRRSLLGE; translated from the coding sequence ATGAGTGACTCCACCCCCCGTACGACCACGCCCATGGACCAGCTCGCCGACGCATGGCTCATCGAGATGCTCGATCTCAACCCCGAGCTGCACGTCGAGCTCGGCCGGCCGGGTCGCGAGGGGGAGTACACCGACTTCTCCCCCGAGGGCGCCGAGGCCCACGCCGAGGCCGCGCGCCGGGCGCTCGCCCGCGTCCGTACGACCGAGGTGCGCGACGAGACCGACGCGATCACGCGCGACGAGCTCATCCGTACGCTCGAGCTCGAGGTGGAGCAGCACGACGCCGGCAACTGGCGGCGCGACCTCAACGTCATCGCGTCGCCCGCGCAGAGCGTCCGCGAGATCTTCGACCTGATGCCGACCGAGTCCGAGGCCGACTGGGAGCACGTCGCGAAGCGGCTCGGCAACGTTCCGACAGCCCTCGGCGGATACGTCGCGTCGTTGCGCGCCGGCATCTCCGCAGGCGACATCCCGGCCGTACGACAGGTCCGTGAGGTCGCGGAGCAGGCGCGCACCTACGCGGCGCCGGACGGGTTCTTCGGCGCCCTCGTCGCGAACCCCGCCGCGCCTGGGGGGCTGCGTGCAGACCTCGAGCGCGGGGCGCGTGCGGCCGCCGAGGCGTACGGAGAGCTCGCGACGTTCCTGTCCGACGAGCTCGCCCCGGTGGCGCCGACCGACGACGCGGCGGGGCGGGAGCGCTACGCGCTGGCGTCGCGCGGCTTCGTCGGCGTGCAGATCGACCTCGACGAGACCTACGCCTGGGGCGTCGAGGAGCTCGCGCGCATGGTCGCCGAGCAGGAGGTGGTCGCCGACCAGATCTTCCCGGGCGCCACCGTCGCCGAGGCCGTCGCGTACCTCGAGGCGGACGAGGCCCGTCGCCTGCACGGCACCGACGCGTTGCGCGAGTGGATGCAGGCGGCGAGCGACCGCGCCGTCCTCGAGCTGGGGGCGACGCACTTCGACATCCCCGACCCGCTGCGCACGCTGGAGTGCCTGATCGCGCCGACGCAGGAAGGCGGCATCTACTACACGGGGCCGACGGAGGACTTCTCGCGGCCGGGCCGGATGTGGTGGTCCGTGCCCGAGGGAGTCACGGAGTTCGACACGTGGCGTGAGCTCACCACCGTCTACCACGAGGGCGTGCCGGGGCACCACCTCCAGGTCGGGCTCGCCACCTACAACAGCGCCGAGCTCAACGCCTGGCGCCGGCTCAACTGGAACTCCGGGCACGGCGAGGGCTGGGCCCTGTACGCCGAGCGGCTGATGGCTGATCTCGGCTACCTCGACGACCCTGCGGACCGTCTCGGCATGCTCGACGGGCAGCGGATGCGCGCCGCGCGCGTCGTCGTCGACCTCGGGGTGCACCTCGGGCTGCCCAAGCCCGACGGCTCCGGGCCCTGGACCGGCGACGACGCGCTGCCGTTCATGCTCGAGCACGTCAACATGAGCGAGGCGTTCGTCCGGTTCGAGGTCAACCGCTACCTCGGCTGGCCCGGTCAGGCGCCCTCGTACAAGGTCGGGCAGCGGCTGTGGGAGCAGCTGCGCGACGACTGGGTCGCGGCCAACGGCGCAGACGGCGCGGATCTCAAGGACTTCCACCGTCGCGCGCTCGCCGTCGGCAGCATCGGGCTCGGCACGCTGCGTCGGTCGCTGCTGGGGGAGTAG
- a CDS encoding GNAT family N-acetyltransferase: MTPQLRPARTEDAAAVAAIWHEGWGDGHLGQVPEALVAARTRASFEERSLARVPDTTVAVVGDDVAGFVMVAGDEVEQVYVDRAFRGSDVASALLAEAERRVAAAGNPQAWLAVAPGNARARRFYERCGWIDAEGFAYEAEVAGGRFAVLCRRYVKDV, encoded by the coding sequence ATGACCCCGCAGCTGCGTCCCGCCCGCACGGAGGACGCAGCGGCGGTCGCGGCGATCTGGCACGAAGGCTGGGGAGACGGGCACCTCGGCCAGGTCCCGGAGGCGCTGGTCGCCGCGCGGACACGGGCGTCGTTCGAGGAACGGTCGCTCGCGCGCGTGCCTGACACGACCGTCGCGGTGGTCGGGGACGACGTGGCGGGGTTCGTCATGGTCGCCGGCGACGAGGTCGAGCAGGTGTACGTCGACCGCGCGTTCCGTGGCAGCGACGTGGCATCGGCCCTGCTCGCGGAGGCCGAGCGTCGGGTCGCGGCGGCGGGAAACCCACAGGCGTGGCTCGCGGTGGCCCCGGGCAACGCGCGGGCGCGCCGCTTCTACGAGCGGTGCGGGTGGATCGACGCCGAAGGCTTCGCGTACGAGGCGGAGGTGGCCGGCGGGCGGTTCGCAGTGCTGTGCCGCCGGTACGTGAAGGACGTCTGA
- a CDS encoding maleylpyruvate isomerase N-terminal domain-containing protein, giving the protein MDPRDAAFVTAAHIAAALLTRPEVAAKWGEPSALPRMTVGMLACHLGRQTVAAGDLLGVDGATSPLPDTAEHYRRAAWVTATSLDDPAHDRTRDEQEAALGFEALEVRCAAALANVERLLEDGEVADVVAIPWQGWSLTRSDFLLTRMLEIVVHTDDLARSIDLPTPEFPDDAYLPVVYLLVQLAAERHGQAALTSALTRSERMPEAISAF; this is encoded by the coding sequence ATGGATCCACGAGATGCCGCGTTCGTGACCGCCGCCCACATCGCCGCTGCTCTCCTCACGCGGCCCGAGGTCGCAGCGAAGTGGGGCGAACCGAGCGCGTTGCCGAGGATGACGGTGGGGATGCTCGCGTGCCACCTCGGGCGGCAGACCGTCGCTGCCGGTGACCTCCTTGGGGTCGACGGCGCCACGTCACCGCTGCCGGACACGGCCGAGCACTACCGTCGTGCCGCGTGGGTGACCGCGACGAGCCTCGACGACCCCGCGCACGACCGCACGCGCGACGAGCAGGAGGCGGCCCTTGGCTTCGAAGCGCTTGAGGTCCGATGCGCTGCGGCGCTCGCGAACGTCGAGCGGCTCCTCGAGGACGGCGAGGTCGCTGACGTGGTCGCGATCCCGTGGCAGGGCTGGAGCCTGACGCGCTCCGACTTCCTGCTGACGCGGATGCTCGAGATCGTCGTCCACACCGACGACCTCGCCCGCAGCATCGACCTGCCGACGCCTGAGTTCCCCGACGACGCCTATCTGCCGGTCGTCTATCTCCTCGTCCAGCTCGCCGCCGAGCGCCACGGGCAGGCGGCGCTCACCAGCGCGCTGACGCGGAGCGAGCGGATGCCGGAGGCGATCAGCGCGTTCTGA
- a CDS encoding DUF2809 domain-containing protein, producing MSPRTAMSVAIFGVVAAGLAARAVLPAPIAGPAGDALYATLVVLLVVAVRPTTPPPVAALVGFAVCVAVELFQLTGIPVAVAEHVPAARLVLGTTFWAPDLLRYAVGAAVGGVLCSVVGQLRTR from the coding sequence ATGAGTCCTCGAACCGCGATGTCCGTCGCCATCTTCGGTGTGGTCGCGGCTGGGCTGGCCGCACGAGCCGTCCTTCCCGCACCGATTGCGGGACCAGCCGGTGACGCGCTCTACGCGACCCTGGTCGTCTTGCTCGTGGTGGCGGTCCGGCCAACTACGCCGCCGCCCGTGGCTGCGCTCGTCGGGTTCGCGGTGTGCGTCGCCGTCGAGCTCTTCCAGCTCACCGGCATCCCGGTCGCGGTGGCGGAGCACGTGCCAGCCGCACGGCTCGTGCTGGGGACAACGTTCTGGGCGCCTGACCTGCTTCGGTACGCCGTAGGGGCGGCCGTCGGCGGCGTGCTCTGCAGCGTTGTCGGGCAGCTCAGAACGCGCTGA
- a CDS encoding (2Fe-2S)-binding protein, with translation MSSLGPYFAVDALPADPAAAGWQPLTDLLTPGSLEERVVSTREALGGTDVEERVAASTVALGLFSRLLSPAVGAAALGVPAPPVTLDATWWRPFETGPWPLAVEPHARAVDPGEMLTPLVERFATGFALSRTVLWGNATSALFGAVAALRSMHPQLAPSAATYASAVLARAPFAGTGDVVRGRFVRRSCCLYYRVPGGGYCGDCVLTQPQ, from the coding sequence GTGTCGTCGCTCGGCCCGTACTTCGCGGTCGACGCACTCCCGGCCGACCCAGCGGCCGCGGGGTGGCAACCGCTCACGGACCTGCTCACGCCGGGCTCGCTGGAGGAGCGGGTCGTCTCCACGCGGGAGGCCCTCGGCGGGACCGACGTCGAGGAGCGGGTCGCCGCATCGACGGTGGCGCTCGGATTGTTCTCACGGCTGCTCTCGCCCGCGGTTGGCGCCGCCGCGCTCGGCGTGCCGGCACCGCCAGTGACGCTCGACGCGACGTGGTGGCGTCCGTTCGAGACCGGCCCGTGGCCGTTGGCGGTTGAGCCGCACGCGCGTGCCGTCGACCCGGGTGAGATGCTCACGCCGCTCGTCGAGCGGTTCGCCACGGGCTTCGCGTTGTCGCGCACGGTCCTGTGGGGCAACGCGACGTCGGCACTCTTCGGAGCGGTGGCCGCGCTCCGCTCCATGCATCCACAGCTCGCGCCGTCAGCCGCCACGTACGCGTCGGCGGTTCTCGCCCGCGCCCCGTTCGCCGGCACCGGTGACGTCGTACGAGGCAGGTTCGTACGCAGGTCGTGCTGCCTCTACTACCGCGTCCCGGGCGGCGGCTACTGCGGCGACTGCGTCCTCACCCAACCCCAGTGA
- a CDS encoding bifunctional 2-polyprenyl-6-hydroxyphenol methylase/3-demethylubiquinol 3-O-methyltransferase UbiG, producing MTSTPRWFSETSDGHSQWYIERFRTMEREGADLGGEARLVNALVPPGSRILDGGCGPGRVGSRLYAAGHDVVGVDVDPALIEAAAHDHPGPTWQVADLATLDLPGDPFDLAVVAGNVMVFLAPGSERAVLERLRAHIRPGGRIVLGFRTDRPYGVEALDADAEAVGLEVEQRFATWDLVPYDDTADFAVTLLRVPQ from the coding sequence ATGACCTCGACACCGCGCTGGTTCAGCGAGACCTCCGACGGCCACTCGCAGTGGTACATCGAGCGCTTCCGCACGATGGAGCGCGAGGGTGCGGACCTCGGCGGTGAGGCGCGGCTCGTGAACGCGCTCGTCCCGCCAGGTTCCCGGATCCTCGACGGCGGGTGCGGCCCGGGCCGCGTGGGGTCGCGCCTGTACGCGGCAGGCCACGACGTGGTCGGCGTCGACGTCGACCCGGCGCTCATCGAGGCCGCCGCGCACGATCATCCGGGTCCGACGTGGCAGGTCGCCGATCTCGCCACGCTCGACCTCCCCGGTGACCCGTTCGACCTCGCCGTCGTTGCCGGCAATGTCATGGTGTTCCTCGCGCCCGGTTCGGAGCGCGCCGTGCTCGAGCGGCTGCGGGCGCACATACGCCCCGGCGGCCGGATCGTGCTCGGCTTCCGGACCGACCGGCCGTACGGGGTCGAAGCGCTCGACGCGGACGCGGAAGCCGTCGGGCTGGAGGTCGAGCAGCGGTTCGCGACGTGGGACCTCGTGCCGTACGACGACACGGCGGACTTCGCGGTCACGCTGCTGCGCGTGCCGCAGTGA
- a CDS encoding TetR/AcrR family transcriptional regulator produces the protein MSTRAERQAMTRTALVATARTLFLDDGYGATSLDRVALEAGFSKGAVYSNFKSKEELGLAVLDEIHREMVAEVVEAVGVATTYDDAINGLEGWLKVRLGQPRWTALEVEFAAVVRTSPFVATELAARHVQIREAIAALLLEIGRRTGMRLVLPADQVALALLSLGIGMGAQRSLDPTIDVHAFTATIRSLLLPPEAG, from the coding sequence ATGTCCACTCGGGCAGAACGTCAGGCGATGACGCGCACGGCGCTGGTGGCGACGGCGCGCACCCTCTTCCTCGACGACGGCTACGGTGCGACGAGCCTGGATCGGGTGGCGCTCGAGGCCGGCTTCTCCAAGGGGGCGGTCTACTCCAACTTCAAGAGCAAGGAGGAGCTCGGGCTCGCCGTCCTGGACGAGATCCACCGCGAGATGGTGGCCGAGGTCGTGGAGGCCGTGGGGGTCGCTACCACGTACGACGACGCGATCAACGGCCTCGAGGGCTGGCTGAAGGTACGGCTCGGGCAGCCGCGTTGGACCGCGTTGGAGGTCGAGTTCGCCGCGGTGGTGCGGACGAGCCCGTTCGTGGCGACCGAGCTCGCCGCCCGGCACGTCCAGATCCGCGAGGCGATCGCGGCACTGCTGCTCGAGATCGGGCGCCGTACGGGGATGCGGCTCGTGCTGCCCGCCGACCAGGTCGCGCTGGCGCTCCTGAGCCTCGGGATCGGCATGGGGGCGCAGCGTTCGCTCGACCCGACCATCGACGTGCACGCGTTCACCGCCACGATCCGCTCGTTGCTCCTCCCGCCGGAGGCCGGCTGA
- a CDS encoding NAD(P)/FAD-dependent oxidoreductase, translated as MTQDIVIIGTGFSGMGMAMKLEEAGRDDFVILEKADDVGGTWRDNTYPGCECDVPSHMYSFSYELNPHWSKSFSGQAEIWDYMRKVADERGIRKRIHFGKEVVGAHWDEARERWTINTADGDVYDARVLVAGVGGLHIPNIPEIEGADTFAGARFHSAEWDHSVDLTGKRIAVIGTGASAVQFVPIIAEQASHLTLFQRTPPWVLPKNDRPIGPVRQAIFEKVPGANRVYRDALYWVLESRAITFNGHVPAFLKIAEKVVHAHIARQVEDPALREKLTPDYRLGCKRVLQSNDYYKAFNRDDVALETTGIAKIVPEGVVDRDGVLHEADVIVYGTGFHVVDAFDHLNFTGRGGTDLGRLFAAQGVETYLGITIHQFPNLFFMLGPNTALGHNSVVFMIEQQAKYIVRSLDEMDRQRATTMEPTKLAQDAYNADIQARVEKGIWTQGGCTSWYLDAAGKNRTIWPKFTFQYWWDTRMVRDQDYVFTRARRTEKADLENASA; from the coding sequence ATGACCCAAGATATCGTGATCATCGGCACCGGCTTCTCCGGTATGGGCATGGCCATGAAGCTCGAAGAGGCGGGGCGCGACGACTTCGTCATCCTCGAGAAGGCCGACGACGTGGGCGGCACCTGGCGGGACAACACCTATCCCGGCTGCGAGTGCGACGTCCCGAGCCACATGTACTCGTTCTCGTACGAGCTCAACCCGCACTGGTCCAAGTCGTTCTCCGGCCAGGCCGAGATCTGGGACTACATGCGCAAGGTCGCCGACGAGCGCGGCATCCGCAAGCGCATCCACTTCGGCAAGGAGGTCGTCGGCGCCCACTGGGACGAAGCCCGCGAGCGCTGGACGATCAACACCGCCGACGGCGACGTGTACGACGCGCGCGTGCTCGTCGCGGGAGTCGGCGGGCTCCACATCCCCAACATCCCGGAGATCGAGGGCGCCGACACTTTCGCGGGAGCACGTTTCCACTCCGCGGAGTGGGACCACTCGGTCGATCTCACCGGCAAGCGGATCGCCGTGATCGGCACCGGGGCGAGTGCGGTCCAGTTCGTGCCGATCATCGCCGAGCAGGCATCACACCTGACGCTCTTTCAGCGCACCCCCCCGTGGGTCCTGCCGAAGAACGACCGCCCGATCGGCCCGGTCAGGCAGGCGATCTTCGAGAAGGTCCCCGGCGCCAACCGTGTGTACCGCGATGCTCTCTACTGGGTGCTCGAGTCGCGCGCCATCACGTTCAACGGCCATGTCCCGGCGTTCCTGAAGATCGCCGAGAAGGTCGTCCACGCCCACATCGCCCGGCAGGTCGAGGACCCGGCGCTCCGCGAGAAGCTCACCCCCGACTACCGCCTGGGCTGCAAGCGCGTGCTCCAGTCGAACGACTACTACAAGGCGTTCAACCGCGACGACGTGGCGCTCGAGACGACGGGCATCGCCAAGATCGTGCCCGAAGGCGTCGTCGACCGCGACGGGGTGCTCCACGAGGCCGACGTCATCGTGTACGGGACGGGCTTCCACGTCGTCGACGCCTTCGATCACCTCAACTTCACCGGCCGCGGCGGCACCGACCTGGGTCGGCTGTTCGCCGCGCAGGGCGTCGAGACGTACCTCGGCATCACCATCCACCAGTTCCCCAACCTCTTTTTCATGCTCGGCCCCAACACCGCGCTCGGTCACAACTCGGTGGTCTTCATGATCGAGCAGCAGGCGAAGTACATCGTCCGCTCGCTCGACGAGATGGACCGCCAGCGCGCCACGACGATGGAGCCGACCAAGCTCGCCCAGGACGCGTACAACGCCGACATCCAGGCGCGGGTCGAGAAGGGCATCTGGACGCAGGGCGGCTGCACGTCGTGGTACCTCGACGCAGCTGGCAAAAACCGGACGATCTGGCCGAAGTTCACGTTCCAGTACTGGTGGGACACCCGCATGGTGCGCGACCAGGACTACGTGTTCACCCGCGCCCGACGCACGGAGAAGGCGGACCTGGAGAACGCGTCGGCATGA
- a CDS encoding cytochrome P450: MTLPPGPRWPSVAQTVAFIAFRNPLLDHLSRTYGDSFTLRILPGPRTIVGISRPDEIKQVFAGRSEDFHAGEGNEILRPVMGDHSVLLTDESEHLRARKLLMPAFNGASLRGYRGLVEVIAKREVDRWHDGQRLVTHTRMNALTLEIILQVVFGVTDEERLSTLRPRVMRMVEVSPLLLLGWAYPKLHRFGPWKAYFGNQAAVDRLLYDEIRDRRGVSDLADRTDVLSLLLQVGATSEDEPLTDAELRDQLVTLLLAGHETTASALSWTLHELGANPDVQAEALRAADQGDGDFLEACLKEAMRLHPIIDQVARRVTSPQKIGRWSLPTGAVVTPSIALAHASSDSFGDPQRYRPRRFLDETIAPNTWLPFGGGVRRCIGAGFSLMEGTVALKEVLTRYRVSVDGEEVSMLRNITHVPKHKAVVTLHGR; the protein is encoded by the coding sequence ATGACCCTCCCACCCGGACCGCGCTGGCCTTCCGTCGCCCAGACGGTGGCGTTCATCGCGTTCCGCAACCCGCTCCTCGACCATCTCTCGCGCACGTACGGCGACTCGTTCACCCTGCGGATCCTCCCCGGCCCGCGCACGATCGTCGGGATCAGCAGGCCCGACGAGATCAAGCAGGTGTTCGCCGGCAGGTCTGAGGACTTCCACGCCGGCGAGGGCAACGAGATTCTCCGCCCCGTCATGGGAGACCACTCGGTGCTGCTCACCGACGAGAGCGAGCACCTGCGCGCCCGGAAGCTGCTGATGCCCGCGTTCAACGGCGCGTCGCTGCGCGGCTACCGCGGACTCGTCGAGGTCATCGCCAAGAGGGAAGTCGACCGCTGGCACGACGGTCAGCGCCTCGTCACGCACACGCGGATGAACGCGCTCACGCTCGAGATCATCCTCCAGGTCGTCTTCGGGGTGACCGACGAGGAACGCCTCTCCACGCTGCGACCACGGGTGATGCGGATGGTGGAGGTGTCGCCGCTGCTGCTGCTCGGCTGGGCCTACCCGAAGCTGCACCGCTTCGGCCCCTGGAAGGCATACTTCGGCAACCAGGCCGCCGTCGACCGGCTCCTGTACGACGAGATCCGCGACCGGCGCGGCGTCAGCGACCTCGCCGACCGTACGGACGTGCTGTCGCTGCTGCTGCAGGTCGGGGCGACCAGCGAGGACGAGCCGCTGACCGACGCCGAACTGCGCGACCAGCTCGTCACACTGCTCCTCGCGGGCCACGAGACGACAGCGTCCGCACTCTCGTGGACGCTGCACGAGCTCGGCGCCAACCCCGACGTCCAGGCCGAGGCGCTGCGCGCGGCGGACCAGGGTGACGGCGACTTCCTCGAGGCGTGCCTCAAGGAAGCGATGCGGCTCCACCCGATCATCGACCAGGTCGCACGCCGCGTCACCTCGCCGCAGAAGATCGGCCGCTGGTCGTTGCCGACCGGCGCCGTTGTCACGCCGTCGATTGCACTCGCCCACGCGTCGAGCGACAGCTTCGGCGACCCGCAGCGCTACCGTCCTCGCCGCTTCCTCGACGAGACGATCGCGCCGAACACGTGGCTGCCGTTCGGCGGCGGCGTACGACGCTGCATCGGCGCCGGGTTCTCGCTGATGGAGGGGACGGTGGCGCTCAAGGAGGTCCTCACGCGCTACCGCGTCTCCGTCGACGGCGAAGAGGTCTCGATGCTGCGCAACATCACCCACGTCCCGAAGCACAAGGCCGTCGTGACGCTGCACGGGCGCTGA